A region from the Desulfomarina profundi genome encodes:
- a CDS encoding efflux RND transporter permease subunit: MLDNLSAWFTRNPVAANLLMLLVLTGGAFAVKTIRIEGFPAISPGSVTITTVNPGASAKQIDQTISWKIEKSLEGMAGIKKISSFSEQNISTIWVQKTSRFDLDRFQNEIQERVNSIADLPRQAERPSVRRDEFKVEALLVQVYGDTDTATLQKAARKIKDELLAHPKITRIKPFGLLSPEIRIEVDNERLQAWNLSLDDMRAAIQRASLDYRMGRIESDSGRVVLRADTKATGSREFAAVPLMTLSDGSSLLIRDVANVTDGFGEENRFARFQHQPSVGLQVYTSKKGHLLEVSEAAHKVVDRIRHQLPDNIKVDIWGEYAVYMKTRLSLLAVNFLQGLLIVFALLAVFLNLRLAFWVAMGIPISLAGTLILMGDRFFGNSLNEITTFGMIIVLGILVDDAVVVGESVFTSRRIIKDPVEGTIHGVKRVSTATIFGSLTTVAAFFPLLLIDNDLGKLFAGFSVVVVIALLLSLLESKLILPAHLAAIRIGTPSPTSGKSIPFLWRRIQSLANTFLSFVNTTIYQPLLHRALCHRYSAILVLLTMALCSATLISNGWVRTVFFPEVPGQIISVELEMVNGSPLSLTRSNVDAIELAAKELNSEVEAELHTKAPPIAKLMTAMTGPLTALVFAELQPEGKRHMKTMETLARWRKKVGRLEGVESLNFNGSFESTDGFEIELAGRNEAVLENAATYFTKSLARLEGVNDIRDNIKQGKPQIRLELKPAARHLGLTAADLARQIGDGFGGLEVQRVQRGNEEAKVVVKYKRQQRRDMEDLLKTRIQTEKGRWVPLSSVAVIKSGATPSVIIRQNGRRVASVHASLNKEIISLTEAFQWIEKNLKPEFKRLYPGISIRSAGELEDISEVKGGMMRSVVIILLLIYSLLAVPLKSYWQPFIIMSVIPFGFVGAVTGHLITGTSLSILSFFGMMVVMGVVVNDSLVMITRFNELRQKGEKLQLSLIQAGGSRFRAIFLTTATTVCGLVPLLSETSEQAQYLIPAALSIAWGELFATPVTLLIVPVLINIGDDLRFFQRLNPKRLFFGTLKTEKRAIK, encoded by the coding sequence ATGCTAGATAATCTCTCAGCCTGGTTTACCAGAAATCCTGTTGCTGCAAATCTGCTGATGCTGCTGGTTCTGACCGGTGGTGCATTCGCTGTTAAAACCATCCGTATCGAGGGGTTTCCTGCCATTTCTCCCGGCTCTGTCACCATCACAACAGTAAACCCAGGCGCAAGCGCAAAGCAGATCGACCAGACCATTTCCTGGAAGATTGAAAAAAGCCTGGAAGGCATGGCCGGTATAAAAAAGATATCATCCTTTTCCGAGCAGAATATTTCCACGATCTGGGTACAGAAAACAAGTCGATTTGATTTGGATCGTTTTCAAAATGAGATCCAGGAAAGAGTGAACAGTATTGCCGATCTGCCCCGTCAGGCAGAGCGACCATCTGTCAGGCGGGACGAATTCAAGGTTGAGGCACTGCTGGTTCAGGTTTATGGCGATACCGATACTGCAACCCTGCAGAAAGCAGCCAGGAAAATCAAAGATGAACTCCTTGCCCATCCAAAGATCACCAGGATAAAACCCTTCGGTCTGCTCTCCCCTGAAATCCGCATTGAAGTGGACAATGAGCGTCTGCAGGCCTGGAATCTTTCCCTGGACGATATGAGGGCGGCCATACAGCGGGCTTCCCTTGACTACCGCATGGGCAGAATCGAGAGTGACAGTGGTCGGGTGGTGCTTCGTGCCGACACCAAGGCCACCGGCTCCAGAGAATTCGCAGCTGTTCCATTGATGACGCTGTCTGACGGCAGCAGTCTGCTGATAAGGGATGTGGCAAATGTAACAGACGGATTTGGGGAGGAAAACCGCTTCGCCCGTTTTCAGCACCAGCCATCCGTCGGATTGCAGGTTTATACCAGTAAAAAAGGACATCTTCTCGAAGTGAGTGAAGCTGCTCACAAGGTAGTGGACAGAATCCGGCACCAGCTCCCTGACAATATCAAAGTGGATATCTGGGGAGAATATGCTGTCTATATGAAAACAAGACTCTCGCTGCTGGCTGTCAATTTTCTCCAGGGACTGCTGATTGTATTTGCCCTGCTGGCTGTTTTTCTGAACCTCAGGCTCGCCTTCTGGGTAGCCATGGGTATTCCCATTTCACTGGCCGGTACACTGATATTGATGGGTGACAGGTTTTTCGGGAATTCCCTGAACGAGATCACCACATTTGGTATGATCATCGTCCTGGGCATCCTGGTGGATGATGCGGTTGTGGTAGGTGAATCAGTCTTTACGTCCCGCAGGATAATTAAAGACCCGGTGGAGGGCACCATCCACGGAGTAAAGCGGGTGTCCACAGCCACCATTTTTGGAAGCCTCACCACGGTGGCGGCCTTTTTCCCACTCCTGCTTATTGATAATGACCTCGGAAAGCTCTTTGCCGGTTTTTCCGTGGTGGTAGTCATTGCCCTGCTTCTGTCACTGCTGGAAAGTAAACTCATTCTACCGGCCCACCTGGCAGCTATCCGGATTGGCACCCCTTCCCCGACATCCGGGAAAAGTATTCCTTTCCTCTGGCGGCGGATACAGTCTTTAGCAAACACCTTTTTATCTTTTGTCAACACCACAATATACCAACCCCTGCTTCACCGTGCCTTGTGTCATCGTTATTCGGCAATACTCGTATTGCTGACCATGGCCCTGTGCTCGGCAACCTTAATATCTAACGGCTGGGTGCGCACTGTCTTCTTTCCTGAAGTTCCGGGACAGATCATTTCCGTAGAACTGGAGATGGTGAACGGCAGCCCCCTCAGCCTGACACGGTCCAATGTTGACGCCATTGAACTGGCGGCAAAGGAGTTGAACAGTGAAGTTGAGGCCGAATTACACACCAAGGCCCCTCCCATTGCCAAACTCATGACAGCCATGACCGGACCACTCACAGCTCTGGTTTTTGCAGAACTGCAACCGGAAGGGAAACGGCATATGAAGACCATGGAGACACTGGCCAGATGGCGCAAAAAGGTCGGAAGACTCGAAGGTGTCGAGTCCCTGAATTTCAACGGGTCTTTTGAATCCACGGACGGATTTGAAATTGAACTTGCCGGTCGCAATGAAGCTGTACTCGAGAATGCCGCCACCTATTTTACCAAATCCCTGGCCAGGCTTGAGGGTGTCAATGATATCCGTGACAACATCAAGCAGGGCAAACCACAGATACGGTTGGAACTGAAACCTGCAGCCAGGCACCTGGGACTCACCGCCGCAGACCTGGCTCGACAGATTGGCGACGGCTTTGGCGGACTGGAAGTTCAACGTGTGCAGCGGGGCAATGAAGAGGCAAAAGTTGTTGTAAAATATAAAAGACAGCAACGACGGGATATGGAAGATCTCCTGAAAACCCGTATACAGACAGAAAAAGGACGGTGGGTTCCACTTTCTTCCGTGGCTGTCATAAAATCAGGTGCTACCCCCTCCGTTATAATACGACAGAACGGTCGAAGGGTTGCCAGTGTGCATGCCTCTCTCAATAAGGAAATCATAAGCCTGACAGAGGCTTTTCAATGGATCGAGAAAAATTTAAAGCCGGAATTCAAACGTCTTTATCCGGGGATCAGTATCAGAAGCGCAGGAGAACTTGAAGATATCAGCGAAGTCAAGGGTGGTATGATGCGCAGCGTTGTCATAATCCTCCTCCTGATCTATTCCCTCCTCGCTGTTCCGCTGAAATCCTACTGGCAACCTTTTATAATAATGTCCGTCATTCCCTTTGGTTTCGTGGGTGCAGTAACGGGTCACCTCATCACCGGGACCTCACTCTCAATCCTTTCATTTTTCGGCATGATGGTGGTCATGGGAGTTGTCGTCAATGACAGCCTGGTGATGATAACCAGGTTCAATGAATTGAGGCAAAAAGGAGAAAAACTGCAACTATCGCTAATACAGGCGGGAGGAAGCCGTTTCCGGGCAATTTTTCTCACCACGGCAACCACCGTCTGCGGCCTGGTACCGTTGCTGTCCGAAACCTCTGAACAGGCGCAGTACCTGATACCGGCAGCCCTGTCCATCGCATGGGGAGAACTCTTTGCCACCCCTGTGACATTGCTCATCGTTCCGGTGTTGATCAATATTGGAGATGATCTGCGTTTTTTTCAACGCCTGAATCCAAAACGGTTGTTTTTCGGTACCCTGAAAACAGAAAAAAGGGCAATAAAATGA
- a CDS encoding DUF4386 domain-containing protein: MKTEQKIARSVGVMLIIGTVAGISSIALTGSIFGAPDYLTRISANVIQFITGTLLVLIMGFALASVPVMMFPIFKQYNEPLALGSVIFRGALETSAYIAIAVCWLLLLSLSQEYINAEPPDLSLYQILGTLILKTVNIISQILAIVFSLGALMFYFLFYRSKLIPRWLSTWGLAGAVLYLSVPLTGMFNIDCEFLYAPLATQEMVLAVWLIINGFNPPRKHSGVE; encoded by the coding sequence ATGAAAACTGAGCAAAAGATCGCAAGAAGTGTTGGAGTAATGTTAATCATTGGAACTGTAGCAGGTATATCAAGCATTGCCCTTACCGGCTCAATCTTTGGTGCCCCGGACTATCTTACCCGGATTTCGGCAAATGTAATCCAGTTTATAACGGGAACACTCCTGGTGCTCATTATGGGTTTTGCACTGGCCTCAGTTCCAGTCATGATGTTTCCGATTTTTAAACAGTACAATGAACCCCTGGCACTCGGGTCAGTTATTTTCAGGGGAGCACTTGAAACTTCTGCCTATATAGCCATTGCTGTCTGCTGGCTCCTTCTCCTCTCCCTGAGCCAGGAATATATCAATGCTGAACCTCCTGACCTTTCCTTGTATCAAATACTTGGTACATTGATCCTGAAAACGGTCAATATAATCAGCCAGATTCTGGCTATTGTTTTCAGCCTTGGTGCGCTGATGTTTTACTTTTTATTCTACCGATCAAAACTCATCCCTCGCTGGCTGTCAACTTGGGGACTTGCCGGGGCCGTATTGTATCTGAGTGTCCCTCTGACAGGTATGTTCAATATCGATTGCGAGTTCCTGTACGCTCCCCTGGCAACCCAGGAAATGGTCCTGGCAGTCTGGCTGATTATCAACGGTTTCAATCCACCCCGAAAACATTCAGGAGTAGAGTAA
- a CDS encoding DUF6326 family protein has product MNNYQLPPKNAMTTKLDTKTKLSTLWIVVMFNMAYADILSFYIPGKHEELAAFAGDTPVSQLMLAGAIVLEIPILMIFLSRILNYNANRWANIIAGISMIMFAVGPEIGNDSIDPHYIFIATVEILCMLLIIRTALKWPSPENA; this is encoded by the coding sequence ATGAATAATTATCAATTACCCCCCAAAAATGCCATGACAACAAAACTCGATACGAAAACAAAACTCTCAACATTATGGATCGTAGTCATGTTCAACATGGCATATGCGGATATTCTTTCATTTTATATCCCCGGCAAACATGAAGAACTTGCTGCATTTGCCGGTGACACACCGGTCTCTCAACTTATGCTGGCTGGCGCAATAGTGCTTGAAATTCCGATTCTCATGATTTTTCTCTCAAGAATATTGAATTACAATGCGAACCGCTGGGCAAATATCATAGCAGGTATCAGCATGATCATGTTTGCCGTCGGCCCGGAGATCGGTAACGATTCCATAGATCCTCACTATATTTTCATCGCCACTGTAGAAATTCTCTGTATGCTCCTTATTATCAGAACCGCATTGAAATGGCCAAGTCCTGAAAATGCCTGA
- a CDS encoding IS3 family transposase — MQAVGNPRQRIKLIEKDSQLSIRCQCRLLAIHRSMVYYRLAGESEENHLLMKEIDRQNLIDPTAGSRRMYKYLRKQTGKRIGRKRVRRLMRLMGIEAIYPRKRTTIPGGPSGIFPYKLKGLSIVRPNQVWCADITFIPMHRGYMYLFSVMDWYSRKVLSWELSNSLETEFCLKALKRALQKYGAPEIMNTDQGCQFTSDEWIKCLQDNCIDISMDGRGRWIDNVIIERFWRTIKYEDIYLKSYENGVELERGISAFIERYNMLRPHESLGDATPEEIYSEKLAIAA, encoded by the coding sequence GTGCAGGCAGTTGGGAATCCCCGTCAAAGAATAAAATTAATAGAAAAGGATTCTCAACTGTCCATTCGCTGTCAATGCAGATTGCTGGCGATTCATCGTTCAATGGTTTATTACAGGTTAGCAGGTGAATCCGAAGAAAACCACCTGCTGATGAAAGAGATAGATCGGCAGAATCTTATTGATCCTACTGCAGGTTCACGCCGGATGTATAAATATCTCAGAAAACAGACCGGAAAAAGAATTGGAAGAAAGCGTGTTCGTCGGTTGATGCGTCTTATGGGAATAGAGGCAATTTACCCTCGCAAAAGGACAACAATCCCGGGAGGCCCTTCTGGGATATTTCCCTATAAATTGAAAGGGCTATCCATTGTTCGTCCCAATCAGGTGTGGTGCGCTGATATTACATTTATCCCAATGCATCGAGGATATATGTATCTTTTTTCAGTTATGGACTGGTATTCCAGAAAAGTTCTTTCCTGGGAACTATCCAACAGTCTTGAAACTGAATTCTGCCTTAAAGCTTTGAAACGGGCACTACAAAAATATGGTGCTCCTGAGATTATGAATACTGATCAGGGTTGCCAGTTCACATCAGATGAGTGGATAAAATGTCTGCAGGACAATTGTATTGACATCAGTATGGATGGCAGAGGTCGATGGATTGACAATGTTATCATCGAGCGATTCTGGCGAACAATCAAATATGAGGATATTTATCTGAAATCCTACGAAAATGGAGTTGAACTCGAAAGAGGAATATCAGCATTTATTGAGAGATATAACATGTTACGACCTCATGAATCCCTTGGTGACGCAACTCCTGAAGAGATTTACAGTGAGAAATTGGCTATTGCCGCCTGA
- a CDS encoding transposase — protein MKKQRRKHTAEFKARVALEAIRGVKTLSEIARDFEIHPIMVGKWKKEMLEHLPEIFEKKTKRKPKDSEKEKAQLHQKVGQLSMEVDFLEKKCRQLGIPVKE, from the coding sequence ATGAAAAAGCAAAGACGAAAACACACAGCAGAATTTAAGGCAAGGGTTGCACTCGAAGCGATTCGGGGTGTAAAAACTCTCAGTGAAATTGCTCGGGATTTTGAAATACATCCGATTATGGTCGGGAAGTGGAAAAAAGAAATGCTCGAACATTTACCCGAGATTTTTGAGAAAAAAACAAAAAGAAAACCCAAAGACTCTGAGAAGGAAAAAGCACAACTCCACCAGAAAGTCGGGCAATTGTCAATGGAGGTGGATTTCCTCGAAAAAAAGTGCAGGCAGTTGGGAATCCCCGTCAAAGAATAA
- a CDS encoding HNH endonuclease, translating into MNRPPIPAELRRAVLVEAGHRCAIPRCNNTDIDIHHIIPWSQCKKHEYQNLIALCPLCHRRVHKNEIDRKSLRQYKKLLVSEFSFSDSLSFQSPPIEIKRKLSHSDLSQTKVGFDFEFPDFKDPAARIVSRNIELWGNELLVEYLKGLEVLRKNPMPPEPIIVWLRGRYEVVRRDSYVISLRYTIERFSNYAAHRGIETRVQNFIINPFQPLTILELIESKDSLKQLAELARSELLSSNERKRDHDLVIRGTMPKYENFMLFNFHEYALEFTFERYQIGCGAEGISRIYLHYHMLNAIVKPDVLDILQQHDGFSESMFTREK; encoded by the coding sequence ATGAATCGCCCACCAATCCCAGCAGAACTTCGAAGAGCTGTATTAGTAGAAGCTGGGCACAGATGTGCAATACCAAGGTGTAATAATACTGACATTGACATCCATCATATTATCCCGTGGTCCCAATGCAAAAAACACGAGTATCAAAATCTTATTGCACTTTGTCCATTATGCCACAGACGAGTGCATAAAAATGAAATAGACAGAAAATCACTGCGGCAGTATAAGAAACTACTCGTTTCAGAGTTTTCTTTTTCTGACTCCTTATCATTTCAATCACCACCAATTGAGATTAAGAGGAAACTATCACATTCAGATTTATCGCAAACCAAAGTAGGGTTCGATTTTGAATTTCCAGATTTTAAAGATCCAGCTGCAAGAATTGTATCAAGAAACATTGAATTGTGGGGGAACGAACTTCTCGTTGAATACCTGAAAGGTTTAGAGGTATTGAGAAAGAACCCTATGCCTCCTGAGCCTATTATTGTCTGGTTAAGGGGCAGGTACGAGGTAGTACGCAGAGATAGCTATGTCATAAGCTTAAGATATACTATTGAACGTTTTTCGAATTATGCTGCTCATCGTGGAATAGAAACTCGAGTTCAGAACTTCATTATTAACCCTTTTCAACCCTTAACCATCCTTGAATTGATCGAATCAAAAGATAGTTTGAAACAATTAGCCGAATTAGCCCGCTCAGAATTACTTTCTTCAAATGAGAGAAAAAGAGACCATGATTTAGTTATACGAGGAACAATGCCAAAGTATGAGAATTTCATGCTTTTCAATTTTCACGAATATGCTCTAGAGTTTACTTTTGAAAGGTATCAAATTGGGTGTGGTGCTGAAGGTATTAGTAGAATATATCTCCACTATCACATGTTGAATGCGATAGTTAAACCTGACGTTTTAGATATTCTACAACAGCATGACGGTTTTTCTGAATCTATGTTCACAAGAGAAAAATAA
- the gspE gene encoding type II secretion system ATPase GspE yields MKNLGQILIERGLVEEKVVHDALEKQQENEDRLGEILKKQGNISELDLLQALGIQYELEVRRELPLEISTGFTEKLPIGFLKTNKLVPVICAEEQFIALNDPALFQPLDDVRRILGLTDIPVVLAPLVSIFNAINYSYDLTQSSADEVLADMDEEDPERLFSEIEEIGDLLDDTSDSPVIRLVNLMFSQAVRDRASDIHIEPYQNSLKIRQRLDGILYDMLSPPKHVQSALVSRVKVMAKLDIAEKRLPQDGRIELKIADREIDVRVSTLPTAFGERVVLRLLQKSSVLLSLKELGMPEDRFIPFEKEIRAANGIVLVTGPTGSGKTTTLYAALSAINNTDINIITVEDPIEYRINGIGQVQVNPKINLTFASGLRSIVRQDPDVILVGEIRDTETAEIAIQSALTGHLVFSTLHTNDSASAITRLRDMGIEPFLIASSINAVLAQRLVRIICPHCREEYIADEVELARIGLSREESNGGRVSRGRGCPECHNTGYKGRCGIYELLLMSRDMKSLVLKTSDANQIKERAVANGMITLRRDGAMKVLQGITTVEEVFRVSVE; encoded by the coding sequence ATGAAAAATCTCGGACAGATATTAATAGAGAGAGGTCTTGTTGAAGAAAAGGTGGTGCATGACGCTCTTGAAAAACAGCAGGAAAATGAGGACCGTCTGGGGGAAATTCTAAAAAAACAGGGGAATATCAGCGAACTTGACTTGCTTCAAGCACTCGGGATTCAATACGAATTAGAGGTACGACGGGAATTGCCGCTGGAGATATCCACCGGATTTACAGAAAAACTGCCCATCGGTTTTCTGAAAACCAATAAACTCGTTCCGGTGATCTGCGCCGAAGAACAGTTTATAGCCTTGAATGATCCTGCTCTTTTTCAACCACTTGATGATGTGCGTCGTATTCTTGGTCTGACAGATATACCGGTAGTTCTGGCTCCACTTGTATCCATCTTCAACGCAATCAATTACAGTTATGACCTGACCCAGAGTTCCGCCGATGAAGTGCTGGCTGATATGGATGAAGAGGATCCTGAAAGGCTCTTTTCAGAGATAGAGGAGATTGGTGATCTGCTGGATGACACCAGTGATTCCCCAGTCATCAGGCTGGTCAACCTCATGTTTTCCCAGGCGGTCCGGGACAGGGCTTCTGATATTCATATTGAGCCATACCAGAACAGTCTGAAGATTCGCCAGCGGCTGGATGGGATTCTCTATGATATGCTCAGCCCGCCTAAACATGTGCAATCGGCACTTGTTTCCAGGGTGAAGGTTATGGCAAAGCTTGACATTGCGGAAAAGCGCCTGCCCCAGGATGGCCGTATCGAGTTGAAAATAGCAGACCGGGAAATTGACGTGAGGGTCTCCACTCTGCCCACCGCTTTTGGCGAACGGGTTGTCCTGAGGCTTTTGCAGAAATCGTCCGTCCTGCTCTCCCTGAAGGAGCTGGGCATGCCGGAGGACCGGTTTATCCCCTTTGAAAAGGAAATCAGGGCCGCCAACGGTATTGTCCTTGTGACCGGCCCAACCGGTTCCGGAAAAACCACAACGCTTTATGCGGCGCTTTCGGCCATTAATAATACTGATATCAATATAATCACCGTTGAAGACCCCATCGAATATCGTATTAACGGTATCGGCCAGGTTCAGGTTAACCCGAAAATCAACCTGACCTTTGCCTCAGGACTCCGTTCCATTGTCCGTCAGGATCCGGATGTTATTCTGGTGGGTGAAATCCGGGACACGGAAACAGCGGAAATAGCCATCCAGTCTGCCCTGACCGGTCACCTGGTCTTTTCAACCCTCCATACCAACGATTCAGCCAGTGCCATTACCCGCCTCAGGGATATGGGGATTGAACCGTTTCTGATCGCCTCCTCCATCAATGCTGTTCTTGCCCAGAGACTGGTACGGATTATCTGCCCCCATTGCCGGGAAGAGTATATTGCCGACGAGGTGGAGCTGGCCCGTATAGGCCTTTCCAGAGAAGAGTCAAATGGAGGACGGGTCAGCCGGGGACGGGGTTGCCCGGAATGCCACAATACAGGCTATAAGGGCCGATGCGGTATCTATGAACTGCTGCTCATGAGCCGGGACATGAAATCACTTGTCCTCAAAACTTCCGATGCCAACCAGATCAAGGAGCGGGCCGTCGCAAACGGCATGATAACTCTTCGCAGGGACGGGGCGATGAAAGTGCTTCAGGGGATTACCACGGTAGAAGAGGTTTTTCGGGTTTCAGTGGAATAG
- the gspD gene encoding type II secretion system secretin GspD: protein MNRLFQIFHILLMIFLLASSVVLAAEKLPHPLPGTMAESSDRNQRFITIDFDSVDIRLFIKYISELTGKNFVVDKSVQGNVTIVSPTKISEEEAYRVFESVLEVHGYTTVKSGSVIKILPAAKARFQNVETMRIGMSHDPEDKIVTQLVPLKYSSPLEMKKVLTPLVSKSSVVIAHTPSGMLIITETLSNIQKLLGIIKVLDVESKEAEVAVIPLENGSAASLAKILDKIFQKNVPRKGARPAFTQRVKVVPYERVNSLVILAGSTEIERVKSLVKLLDREVERGEGNIHVFYLQNATAVELAKVLNALPETGTSIKNKGKAPPISKDVKIMPDEETNSLVIRATKEEYMVLEDVIKKLDIPRRMVYLEALIMEVDTNKTFDVGVQWGGGGAFSEGTGQVAVGFSGNTDPPFDMLGGISSTDPVLPTGFSFGVLKQGIRIGGVTFPDIAAILRAYKSDSDINIISTPQILTTDNKKAVMSAGENVPYITSQNTTVGDQDYTQYEYKDVSTKLTITPHINQANTLRLEISTEIIKLKEKDAADKFRPTTYKRTVETTVIINDNDTVVIGGIIGQDAAESEWKVPLLGDIPWLGWLFKTHTTTSVKTNMFIFITPHIIRNPADLAAVTMKKEDDMGTVLPTVAKELHKKDNPEHADRLVSTGFEKLQAGRLEEAKNYFQEALDIDPENPFALMDMGVVLEKEGNIQGALQMYRAVIALNTGEVATRTSEPGKNGTSLSQIAQENIERITKKE from the coding sequence ATGAACAGGCTGTTTCAGATATTTCATATTTTGCTGATGATCTTTTTGCTTGCGTCCTCTGTGGTGTTGGCCGCGGAAAAACTGCCTCATCCTCTTCCGGGAACCATGGCTGAGTCTTCAGACAGGAACCAACGGTTTATCACCATTGACTTTGACAGTGTGGATATTCGTCTTTTTATTAAATATATCAGCGAACTGACAGGTAAAAATTTTGTGGTTGATAAATCAGTTCAGGGTAATGTCACCATCGTTTCACCAACCAAAATTTCTGAAGAAGAGGCATACCGGGTTTTTGAATCGGTCCTGGAAGTTCATGGTTATACCACAGTGAAATCCGGATCGGTGATTAAAATTCTGCCGGCTGCCAAGGCACGCTTTCAGAATGTTGAAACAATGCGGATCGGTATGTCTCATGATCCGGAAGACAAGATCGTGACCCAGCTGGTTCCGTTGAAATACAGTTCACCTCTCGAGATGAAGAAGGTGTTGACTCCCCTTGTTTCCAAAAGCTCAGTGGTGATAGCCCATACCCCTTCCGGAATGCTGATCATAACCGAGACTCTGTCCAATATTCAGAAACTGCTCGGGATTATCAAGGTGCTTGATGTGGAATCCAAGGAAGCTGAAGTTGCCGTGATTCCCCTTGAAAATGGTTCCGCTGCATCTCTTGCCAAAATCCTGGACAAAATCTTTCAGAAAAATGTTCCACGAAAAGGGGCACGACCGGCATTCACCCAACGCGTTAAAGTTGTACCTTATGAGCGGGTAAACAGTCTGGTCATTCTTGCCGGATCCACGGAAATCGAAAGGGTAAAAAGCCTTGTGAAACTTCTGGATCGTGAAGTTGAGCGGGGAGAGGGCAATATCCATGTGTTTTATCTGCAGAACGCCACCGCAGTAGAGCTTGCCAAGGTATTGAATGCCTTGCCGGAAACCGGAACAAGTATAAAAAACAAGGGCAAGGCACCACCTATTTCAAAAGATGTCAAAATCATGCCTGATGAGGAGACCAATTCCCTTGTTATCCGGGCAACCAAAGAAGAATACATGGTGCTGGAAGATGTGATTAAGAAGCTCGATATTCCAAGGCGAATGGTATACCTGGAGGCTCTTATCATGGAGGTGGATACCAACAAAACCTTTGATGTCGGAGTGCAGTGGGGTGGTGGTGGAGCCTTTTCCGAAGGTACCGGGCAGGTGGCTGTCGGTTTCAGTGGCAATACCGATCCTCCTTTTGATATGTTGGGGGGAATAAGCAGCACGGATCCTGTTTTGCCGACAGGGTTTTCCTTTGGTGTTCTGAAACAGGGAATACGTATCGGTGGAGTGACTTTTCCCGATATTGCCGCAATTCTCAGGGCCTATAAAAGTGATTCAGACATAAATATTATTTCTACTCCGCAGATATTGACGACTGATAATAAAAAGGCGGTGATGAGTGCCGGGGAGAATGTGCCGTATATCACCTCACAGAATACAACCGTCGGTGATCAGGATTATACCCAGTATGAGTACAAGGATGTATCCACCAAGCTCACCATAACGCCTCATATCAACCAGGCCAATACCCTTCGGTTGGAAATATCCACGGAAATAATAAAGCTGAAGGAAAAGGATGCCGCCGATAAATTTCGTCCCACGACCTACAAAAGAACAGTGGAAACGACTGTAATTATCAATGACAATGATACGGTTGTCATCGGAGGTATTATCGGGCAGGACGCAGCGGAAAGTGAATGGAAGGTACCGCTTCTTGGAGACATTCCCTGGCTTGGCTGGTTATTCAAAACCCATACAACTACAAGCGTAAAAACCAATATGTTTATTTTTATCACTCCCCATATAATCAGAAACCCGGCAGATCTTGCGGCGGTAACCATGAAGAAGGAGGATGATATGGGGACGGTACTGCCCACTGTAGCTAAAGAACTGCATAAAAAGGATAACCCGGAACATGCGGACAGGCTGGTTTCCACCGGATTTGAAAAATTACAGGCAGGCAGGCTGGAGGAGGCGAAAAATTATTTCCAGGAGGCTCTTGATATTGATCCTGAGAATCCTTTTGCCCTTATGGATATGGGGGTTGTCCTGGAAAAGGAGGGAAATATTCAGGGCGCACTGCAGATGTATCGGGCCGTAATTGCATTGAATACCGGGGAAGTTGCCACCAGAACGAGTGAACCTGGAAAGAATGGTACTTCTCTTTCGCAGATTGCCCAGGAGAATATTGAACGTATTACAAAGAAAGAATGA